GGTTGCGCACTAGGTCCTCGCGCAGATCGTCAGAAATCTCCCGTGGATCCACGGGATCGAGGTTGCGCACCCGTGCGAACACGGTCAGCAATCCGAGCGTCAACAGCTCCTTGGAGAACTTCTGATTGGGGCCGGAAGGAACGGGTTCGGCCAAGTACGCCAGCAAAGCTAATGTGGCCTCAGCCGAGAGCTCGGAGGCGTGATCGAGTTCCATATGGTAGTCGTCTTCTGCGCTTGGCCCGCACAGGTCGGAGACGCACCGGACGGCGATAAAGGGAACGTTCCATGCAGCGCACACCTGTGCCGCGGCCGTGGTCTCCATGTCGGTTGTCAGCGCGTCCGGGAACTTGGAGCGCATATCACCGATGTTGCGTGCGGTGACGAATGAATCCCCGGAAAGCATCTGCCCCCGTTTGACGTCCAACGGGCAGTGTTCCAGCAGTTCTTCTGCCCCTTGAAACACGGCGGGTTGCCCCGGAATTTGGCCGGGTGCGTACCCAAATGCCGTGGCATCCGCAGTGCCGTACGTGTAGGACGTGCCAACCACTACGTCACCCACCCGAATGTCTGGTGCCAGGCCGCCCGCGGTTCCGGTAAACAGCACAACCTTGGGTGAGAATCGAGCTAGTGCCCATCCCAGCACGGAAGCTGTGGCGACCAATCCGATCCCTGTTTTGAGGATGACTGTGTTGCCATGGGTGGAGGCGGCAACCCATGCTGATGCAACGGGGCAGGCCATCTTGGCGGGCTTGGTGGCGGTGGCTTCAAGCGCCGCCAGAACTGGCCGGACTTCTTCTTCCTGAGCGGCCAGAACGATTGCGCGAATGCGTATCACGGGGTGACCTCCTGAACGTGAGCCCATTCGGGCTTGCTGGTGAGCATTGCTCGAACCGCTTCTTGGGCCCCGAGCAGTGAATGGTGTGCGCCCCAACCGCATTGAACCTCGTTGGCGGCGGGTACTTCGCTTGCATTGAGAATATCGGCGAATGTCTGGGCAATGAGCTCAATGGTTCCCGGTACGTCGGGTTGCGCGGCAAGGATCAAATAAAAGCCTGTCTGGCATCCCATGGGAGAAAAGTCGACGACGACGTCGCTATGGTTACGTGCGAATTCGGCGAACGAATGCTCGATTGAATGCACGGCATCCATCTCAAGGTGAGCGACGTTTGGCTGGCAGAACCGGACGTCATACTTCGTCAGCACGTCGCCATGGGGAAGGTGCTTAACGTCAGCCACTCGTACGAAAGGGGCCGAAACGGTGCGGTGGTCAAGGTTGAACGACTCGACGTTCATTCGTGGCATTTCAGTTCCTCGTCTGTGTACGGTGAGCGAAGGCGCTTCAGGGCCCCGCCGCCCAGTCACTTCATTATGGCCTATACCGCCAGAGAATGCAGCATGCTATAGAGGGATCTGTGGTGGCGTTAAGCGCATTTGGGGGCGTTGGTGGCAAGGGCCCACGTGAGCCCTCTTCCGACCGGTGGGGCATGGCGGACCGCTCAGGCAATGCGCACCAACCGGGCATGGCAGACGAACCGGGCATGGCAGACGAACCGGGCATGGCGGACCAACCGGGCATGGCAGACGAACCGGGCATGGCAGACGAACCGGGCATGGCAGACGAACCGGGCATGGCGGACAGCCCGGTCCACAATTCCCTACGATTTCCCAGTATCCACACACCGTCTTTTTGGGAAAGTGGTGTTATCTAGTTCTTGTCGGTAGGTGACCGGAGAGCGTGACTCCTCCCTACCACGGGGCACATTCGGACAAGTGTCCCAGACAACTGAATAAAGATTCCTCTGGCCCGCGCATGGC
The DNA window shown above is from Changpingibacter yushuensis and carries:
- the mtnN gene encoding 5'-methylthioadenosine/S-adenosylhomocysteine nucleosidase, giving the protein MIRIRAIVLAAQEEEVRPVLAALEATATKPAKMACPVASAWVAASTHGNTVILKTGIGLVATASVLGWALARFSPKVVLFTGTAGGLAPDIRVGDVVVGTSYTYGTADATAFGYAPGQIPGQPAVFQGAEELLEHCPLDVKRGQMLSGDSFVTARNIGDMRSKFPDALTTDMETTAAAQVCAAWNVPFIAVRCVSDLCGPSAEDDYHMELDHASELSAEATLALLAYLAEPVPSGPNQKFSKELLTLGLLTVFARVRNLDPVDPREISDDLREDLVRNLPPQHVKHLEVLLGLAAAAELAIKNNPELTLTAKQYDQERSKLASEVGVDTGRGKLAWPPTSQTIIKRFNGYWNDALDNVGLRSQLGRKRGGLKFSDQDYIHALRSFSIWSAKRGISPSYKAYQQWIKDTGRRGGVPSGAAIRQRFGSWRTAAHEAQI
- a CDS encoding S-ribosylhomocysteine lyase; translated protein: MPRMNVESFNLDHRTVSAPFVRVADVKHLPHGDVLTKYDVRFCQPNVAHLEMDAVHSIEHSFAEFARNHSDVVVDFSPMGCQTGFYLILAAQPDVPGTIELIAQTFADILNASEVPAANEVQCGWGAHHSLLGAQEAVRAMLTSKPEWAHVQEVTP